CCTTGAGGAAAGATTGCATACTACATATACCAATACTTCACCAATTTATGGTCTCTGACATCATTACCCAATCAGAAAAGGGTTGAAATTAATCTGAGCTAATAAGGGGCAACATCAACAACTGGATGGTGAATCCTGTGTCTGATAGTTGTCTGTTTCATAGCGGGTGGGAAACTTCTCCCTGCAGTAAAGATTGCATAGTCTTCTCTTCTATTCATAGTCAACCGGTGTAGTCTGTGGGATTAGCCCTTAATCCTCTTACTTAGTAACCGCGCTCGACTTATATATCCTGATATGATTGTTCAATAGTTCAGTTGACCTTAGGCCTTGCTCATGTAATCTCCTTTAACAATTAAATTGTATAACCTTGAATATATACCTGGCCTCCACTCTTCGTTTCGCCTCGGATAATCgcacatggtgtcagaagtgggaTCCTACAGCAGGAACAAGAAGTAGcggaaaagaaatttgtttcgCCACTGTATTTCACATCGTGTGAATGAATTCCAACGCTGAAGGTCCAAACGAAGAAAGAATCGAGGAATCAAGCACGCCAAGCACGCCAGTCACGTCACCGCCCACAGCTGCAGAGGCATCGAGTTTAACGGGCTCAATACAGACGAATAACCCACAAAGTGGAAGCGTGAAAATGGCCGCAGCCAGTTTTAATATTCCTCCTCCGGCTAAGTTTGATCCCAAAACAGACGATTGGGACCACTGGATCAAGCGATATGAATTATTTGAAGCAGCTACGGAACGTGATGAGCTGTCAGATAAAGTGGGCATCAATACGCTTATTTACGTAATGGGAAATAATGCCGCCGACATTTATGACAGTTTCAAACTGGTAGGGGAAGATATCTTGTACgcaaatgtcaaacaaaaattcaaggatcattttaaaggaaaagtcACTTTAGTCTTCGAGAGAACACAGTTCGTAAGACGCTTTCAGCAAGACAAAGAATTGGTCCTCACCTTTATAGAAGAACTTCAGAAAAGAGCCGACCTCTGCTCTTTTGGGGACCTTCGTGACCAAATGGTGCACACTCAAATAATAGCTGGTTTGCGAGATTCTAATCTCAGGCGACGATTGATGGCAAATGACAATTTAACTCTGGATCAAGTAATTAAAGAAGTTAAATCCGCCGAAATCACGAAACATCAAGATCAAATTCTTCAAAACAACTCAAGTTCCGCCGACATATCGGAAGTACATGACAGGAAAGTTCCAGAAAACAAACGTCGAAGTCCAAAACCCAAGCATTTTGGAGGTTCTTTGAAAACGAAGCAAAAATCGTGTTACAGATGCGGAGCTCAGCCAGGTCACCCTCCTCAGCATTGCCCAGCCAAAGATGCTACCTGCAACGCGTGCAACAAAAAGGGTCATTATTCCAAGGTCTGCAAATCTTCAAAACGAGTCCATAGGGTTGGTGAAGATTCGGACGAAGATGATATCTCTGTAATGACCGTCAATGAAGTTGTCAACGCAATCGAAACATCAGAGAAATGGCGTACAAATCTATTAATAGGAAACTCCGAAATAAATTTCAAGATTGATACCGGCGCGGATGTCACAGTTATTCCTGAAGAAGTTTTTCGCCAATGCGACTTAGGAAAACTGCACTCCACCTCTAAAAGACTCTTTGGAGCCGATCACAATGGTCTTCGTGTAATGGGAACAGTTCGTGATACTTTATCCCTGGGAGAAATGTGCGTGACGGAAGATATTTATGTTGTCAAAGGTTTAAAGGAGCCTCTTCTGGGACAGCCAGCGATTGAAAAGCTAAATTTATTGGCTAGAATCAATGAAATCCAAAGTCAAAGTTACGAAGAAAGGATTAAAGCGAAATACCCTCAACTGTTCCATGGACTAGGAGAACTTGAGGGAGAATATGAAATCAAGTTGAAGTCACACGCTCAACCGTTTGCAATCATGACCCCAAGACGTATTCCATTACCAATGAAAAGCAAAGTAAAGGAAGAACTTGCTAGAATGGAGAAGCTGGGAGTAATCAGAAAGGTTGACAAGCCTACAAACTGGTGCGCTGGAATGGTCACAGTACCTAAATCAAACGGGAAACTCCGAATATGTGTGGATCTGACAAAGCTAAATGAAAACGTTTGCCGTGAAACGTATCCTCTTCCAAAGATTGACGCCTTGCTAGGAGAGATCGGGGAGTCCACAGTGTTCACAAAAATTGACGCAAATTCCGGTTTTTGGCAGGAGAAGCTAGCAGACAACTCTCAACTCCTGACGTTTCTGACTCCCTTTGGCAGATATTGTTTTCAGCGACTCCCCTTTGGTTTAAAATCAGCACCAGAACGATTCCAAAAGAGAATGCTAAACGAGCTGGAAGGTTTGGAAGGAGTGATTTGCATTATGGATGACATCCTTCTGCATGGAAAGACGCAAAAAGAACACGATGAACGACTTGATGCAGTTTTAACAAGATTGATCAGAGCAAGAATCACCCTGAACCCAGAGAAGTGCGAATTTTCAAGGAAACAATTGAAGTTCGCGGCGATAGTCTCAGCGCTCAAGGAACAGGCCCCGATCCAGACAAGACTGCAGCTATGGAAAAGATGGAGAGACCGCAAAATGTTGCAGAACTACGAAGATTCCTGGGTATGATCAACCACCAACAGAAGTTCATCGAAAACCTATCCGAGAAGACTATGCCTCTTCGCGATCTCCTTTCAAGCAAGAACGAATGGCACCGGGGCCAAGCTCAAGAAGAATCTTTCTCTCGCCTGAAGAAAGAAATGACTCAAGCGCCAGTTCTCGCTCATTACTGCTCCGAGAAAGAAACTATTGTATCTGCCGACGCCTCGTTGTATGGATTAGGAGCAGTCCTCTTACAAGTCCAAGAGGATGACACAAAGAAGCCAATCGCCTACGCTTCACGCTCTATGACGTCTACTGAACAAAGATACGCTCAGATAGAGAAAGAAGCACTCGCAACTACTTGGACTTGCGAAAGTTTTCCGACTTTGTCCTCGGTAAAGAGTTCCTTATCGAAACGGACCACAAGCCGTTGGTGCCGTTACTAGGATCTAAATGTCTCCAGGACTGCCACCACGTATTCAGAGGTTCCGGATGCGACTTATGCGCTACTCGTACCAAATAGTCCATGTACCCGGAAAAGATCTCACCACAGCTGATACCTTATCAAGAGTGCCGCTTCACCGAAGTCTCACGAAAGACGAGAAGCAACTTAATGAAGATTTAAACCTCTATGTCTCACACATAGTAGAATGCCTGCCAACTACAGAACGCCACTTGCAAGAAATACGGCTTCATCAGGATGAAGATGAAGTTTGTTCAAAGCTTAAGCTGTTCTGCAGTGAAGGCAGGCCAGAGAAACATCACCTGAATTGTTCACTCCAACCATACTGGCAGTACAGAGCAGAAATCACTGTTCAGCAGGGAATCCTAATGAAAGACGACAGAGTCATCATTCCCTCAGTGTTAAGGCTCGATGTATTAGACAAGATACACACAGGTCATCAAGGCATCCAGAAATGCCGCGAAAGGGCGAAAAGTGGTGTCTGGTGGCCGAATCTCAGCAAGCAGATAGAAGATCTTGTCAGAGAATGCCCTACTTGCATCAAGACGAAAACTAATTGTGCAGAGCCCATGATTCCTTCACAGTTACCCGAGCGTCCATTCCAGAAAGCAGGAACCGATCTATTTGAATGGAAAGGACAAGAATTCGTCCTCGTGGTAGATTACTTCTCGTGATATTGTGAAATTGGACTACTTCGAAAATCCACCTTTCAAGAAGTGATCAATCACCTAAAAGCGATTTTCGCGCGCCATGGAATTCCAGAAACCGTGATCTCCGATAACGGACCACAGTATTCCTCAGCGGAATTCGCCAAATTTGCAGAAGACTGGGGATTCACACACATTACCAGCAGTCCAAAATACCCCCAAAGCAACGGAGAAGCCGAACGTATGGTGCAAACAACTAAAAACCTCCTTACTAAATCCGACGATCCATATGAAGCACTACTCGCTTACAGAGCTACCCCACTTGAAAACGGATTCAGCCCAGCCGAATTATGCATGGGAAGGCGACTACACACCACCCTTCCAACTACCCCGTCTAAACTAACACCGCAATGGCCTGAGTTAACGAAATTGCGTGAAAAGGAAGCCAAAATTAAGACCGAGCAAACAAAAGATTACAACCGACGATATGCAGTTAAAGAGCTAAGTCATCTGTCACCAGGCGTTCGTGTTTATATCCCTGATCGTAAAGAGAACGCAGTAGTAGTAGCCAAAACACCAGAGCCACGTTCCTATTACCTTGACACTGACAGTAACGCAACGGTTAGAAGAAACAGACGGCAGCTCAATCCAAATCCTAAGGAAGCAAAGTACACAGCAGGAAGCCCTTTACCCGATCCTCCCGAAACTTCTAAGGGTCAGCCACCTGTTCCGGCAGAGAAGAAAGATGCTTTACGGTCTGCTCAAAAGTCTTCCATTCCAGTTCCCGTTCCTGGAAACACTACTCGTTCCGGAAGAAAAGTTAACCCGCCCAAGAGATTAGGTTTTGATTAGGACTGAAAGAACATTTGTTATAAGTGATTCGTTTCGTGATCGAAATACTTGATTTACTCCCTTCCTATCGTTAAAGAACTTTGCACAGAGACATTATTATAGAAGTACCAAAATGTCTAGAAAGGGGGATGTGGGATTAGCCCTTAATCCTCTTACTTAGTAACCGCGCTCGACTTATATATCCTGATATGATTGTTCAATAGTTCAGTTGACCTTAGGCCTTGCTCATGTAATCTCCTTTAACAATTAAATTGTATAACCTTGAATATATACTTGGCCTCCACTCTTCGTTTCGCCTCCGATAATCGCACATAGTCGAAGGGGATGTTTATGTGGCTCTACATCTTCATCAAAGTCTCTTGCAAAATTCCCTGAATAAATATTTGTcaagaaaatgttaaaaatttaaGTTAACAACACACCACAATATTTATCTGCTAACAGTTTATCCCCTTTAATACCCCTGATGCCCTGATTTATCCATGAATGTATCATTAAATCAATAAAAAGGAGGTTTGTAACAGCCATTCACTGTCATCTTGGTTATAACAATAATCCCCTGTACTGACACATCAGCTTTTTAGACAGCATTTTGCagggtttttttattttaccctTATTTTGAGACTGAATATAAGTATGAAGAACCTGGAATGACTGATTTTCACTCAATTTacaaaaattttaaagcaaaagtgTACGTCACAATCAAGGGCCACAGGGCTTTTAGCTCCTTGACTGTGAATATCATTCCTAAAAATCGATGGAAAAGTGCAATAAACCCTTCAACATCATCTGAGGTTCCAGCCCTTGGATGCTTTTTATATCCAATGCTTGCACTTTGACATCTTTTGAGCTCCTTGCTCTCAATATTTGTTGTGACAGCAACAGTCATCTCTCGGGAAAACCCACACATGCCTTTAACAGGTCTAATAGTACAGAGcagaaaaacaactttgattcatttattttgGGAATACCTATGATGCAAGGATGACaagtaaaaaaacacacatgCCTTAAAAGGTCTCTTGTCCATTTCCACCCAAGAATTGAGAATACATCTGACAACCATgattaaatttgtttgatgGTCCATTATTAAACCAAATAATACAACTTGGGTTATTCCAATTCtgttaaaaattaacaaatgtCCTTCTAAGCATATAAGGTATAAATTCTGAGCCCTTTAGCAACCCTCATCCCTCTATTCCTGAGGCGCTGCATTTGAGACCAGGAATACATATTTTGTGCATTAGGTCGGAGTGCTCTAAATGTTGCTACAAGACCTTCAAAAGAGGGAAGATCTGTGTAAAACCTTATGGTGCTGTTAGGTTTCATTTGCAGCTGCACAAGTAACATTTGCTTTTCGAGAACCGCCTCTAGCTTTTTGATTCTCCTCTGTGCTGCCTCCAGCATTTCCTCTGCAGATACTTCAGGAACAACGAAGTAAATGTAGTCATGACCATTTAAAGTGGGTGTGTAACTAATTTCAGACAACTCTTCAACAATTTCGAGTTGGCTATCAGATGAGACTTCTGATTGGACCTCCATGGTGTCATCTCTGCTAAACCAATCACTTTCTTCATGGCTCGAGGTTGATACTAGCAattgacaaaagaaaaagacgGCCCTTCCTTATAGCtctaaaaaaaactatataaaTTTCCAGTGATTTCCCTGTAGCACAAGCAGGCGGTGACTTGTCAAACTGCATGTGTTGAAACTGGCGTTCTTTAGGAGACTTTCTCTGCTTGAAGAAGTCACCCAGTTGAAAATGCTTGGAACTGCATTCTTCTCAACTGCTTGAAATGCGCAGAGCAAACTCTCGTGCTCTCAGTTATCTGAAATCAAACGGGAATTATTAAGGGTGCGTTTGATTGACActattccggaataagaataaTAGGAATAAACCCGAACAACCGTTCGATTGAGACGCTATTCCAATTCCGGAATACATGGAATGTATTCCAAACATTCTGCTCCAGAGAGCAGAATACTTGGAATAATCCGGAATAATGACGTCATGCTTCgcgttttttttcaaatcaacaaacaaaatggcttcCGCTGCGTgcgagcaaaacaaaattttactcAAAAAAGGATACTCCAGGAGTCGGGAAGAGACCCTTCTCCTCATTTCCTTgtatgaagaaaagaaagagatgTTCCAAAATGTTAACTACAAGAAGAAACAAGTCTGGGAAGTGATTGTGGCGATAATGCAAGCGGAGAGTGTCGAGAGTGGTCGAAATATTTCGCCGCGGGCTGACCAGTGcgaaggcaaatggaaagcTCTCACCCTTGGCTTTCGCAAATGCAAAGATCATAACAGTCAAACTGGCAACGAAAGAAGAGAATGTCCATTTTATAAGGAGCTATCAGAAGTGTATGGCTACTGGCCTAATGTTAGGCCATATGCCACGGCAAGCAGCTCAGGGCAAGGCGACTCCTTAAGGTGTCCTGAGAACGATTCTGCGAAGTCAGAGAAGTCAAGCGACGATGATGTCAAGGAAAGAACACCTGAAACAAGCACAGCTACGAAGAAACGTAAGACAGTGGCAAGCAGCTCTACGACGCGACAGGCTCTGGTGGACGAAACGAATGTCTTGCATGGTTTAAGGACTATGCAGAGCAGAAACGTGTCGAGCAGGAGGCTCAGCGAGAAAAGGCTGAAAAACACCACAGAGATAAAATGGAGCTGCTCTCTGGCATCTTGGGTGTCCTAAAGGATTTAAACAAATGAATTCCAGCTCTTGAAACTGGCTTTTACTTTGCCCGTCAATTTTTGAACAACATATTACTGCATATGGACTATAAAGTTGCAAATGTTCAACAAGTTACTTTTATCTGCTGAAATCTTTTAACAGACATTTTAAAGTATTATTTCAAAACCAAGGATATTTATTATATGTTATTTATATATTTGAAGTGAAACAGTTTATAAAGTTCATGTTAATGCAAGATATAAAATGATTTTATACTACTTATTATTAaaagacaatttttaaaatttgtggcAGATGTTATGGAGTATTTCATAGAAAGGGAATGGCTTTATCTGATGTGCTGGGTAATTACAACATACTCTGAAAATTCTGCATAACACagttataaattttgtttagaAATGCTGCTAGCTGACAGACTACATGTTGATCATGATTGGTATAAACATCCAAGTAACAAGTAATGTTACTACATGTGCCCATAGGGGTTTTTTCCTGAAAGCtaatacagtttttttttcttaaattcccATTTTGCTTGAGTTTACTGCTCAACATTGAATTTAAGAACACTGAACAGTTCTTGGCATAGGAACACAGTTCATTGAACTTTGTTTTAGAGCAGATTTGGGCTGGTTGAATTTGTGCGGGAAGGACAGTGTGCAAACATAATATATAATATAGCTTCAAAGGGGAGTATGGCTATAAAGCAGCTGAGAGCATGATGTAGGTGTGGCAATAAACTTATAATTACCATAATACGGTGGCATCAATAATTGTGGCAAGAGTAAATGACAAATCTGAGGAAGCCTGTACTACAGGAGCAAACAAATGTTCATACAAGGTGACTTTGTAGATTCTTTCTGATGAAAGATATTGTTCCCTTCATTGTCATATTATGGTGCAGGGCAGTTTGAATAAGTGAATGTTATTTTCCAGAAAATGGAGACATCTTCTGGATGGATGATTCAAGCTGTTCAAAGAAACACAATTTTTTGACTGGCTAGTAAGCAGGATTTGTACAATAACAGGTAAATGCAAATTTGATTTCTCACCCCTTATaattattttggcttttttagcATTATAAGGGGTTGGTGCAAATGGCAATCATTACATATATTACAGGgacatttattacatttgtagaagccccctcccccctccaccTGTTATAATAAAACAAGAATGAAATTACAATTGTGGTCTTAAACTACTGTCTGGGTAAAATACACTAAAAGTCCAAGCTTCCGTGTCAGTTTAAAAAGGATGAGCTCATCGTATCACATAATCGTGCGGTCCGGGAAAAGATAAGCTAACAAATAATAGAAAAGCTATATAGGTGGGTGAATCATTTTTGCAGCTGTCCCCAGAGGAGGAGCTAGAAGTCCGCAGTTGTCCAGCTGCAATAGAGAcggaagaaaggaagaaagaattaaaaaagaaggaaaaagaactgaaggaaaaggaagaaaaattggTGCAAAAAGCCACAGAAATTAGAAATGCCACCATAGAAGCCAAGCGGGTGGCTGCCCAGCTACAACTAATGGCGGGGCAGCTTGGCCGCTTGGCCAACCAAATTTTGGCAGAaaccaaaaaatggaaagaaatataaaaagagATTCAAACAGCAGCATGACCTTTGTTAAAATTTATTATGCAAATCAAGTTTTCTAGTACAAATTGTTATTGGTAAGGGAATGGCATGCGAAGTCCTTATTAGTTGTGTCCAGAGGCGAACCTGAATATGTAGCAAATAAACTTATTTCTCGCATCCTGTAgaatcttttccttttccacCGTATCCACACCTATGTCTCCATCCATCGCTTTCCTATATTACACCACTATCTCTGTGAAATTTATCACCCATACTGGTTCTGTACAGGCTTCCAATTGGCAGGCACCCCCTCCACCCGACACAGCAAACATTCTTCACCACCATGCACTAGTATCAGTCCTCACCATCCACAGAACCTTCTCGCTCAAGGAAACACTTTATTTTGCAACCTATCagataaattataaaaaaagatatttataGACAtacaaaaatccaggtatagaaaataaataaacatagaCAATATAACCCCGAATTACATGTTAATATCTCTAAAAATATCGATACTATTATCAGTATAATCCCATATCGCGTATTCAGCATCTCTTAAATTAAATGTTTCCACACCAACTCCCTAAACTACACCACAAACTAatcccgccccctcccctcccccactaACAAAAGAATATACAGCCCCTTatttttacaactttaaaaCCTCAGGTGCATTAACAAAGtaatttaaatacaaatttcTCTTCTGGAATCAATAACCCGTAACTAAATGAGAACCCATCAACCTATATACAAATGTAGACCTATTCTCGGACCAATA
The sequence above is a segment of the Porites lutea chromosome 3, jaPorLute2.1, whole genome shotgun sequence genome. Coding sequences within it:
- the LOC140931694 gene encoding uncharacterized protein encodes the protein MNSNAEGPNEERIEESSTPSTPVTSPPTAAEASSLTGSIQTNNPQSGSVKMAAASFNIPPPAKFDPKTDDWDHWIKRYELFEAATERDELSDKVGINTLIYVMGNNAADIYDSFKLVGEDILYANVKQKFKDHFKGKVTLVFERTQFVRRFQQDKELVLTFIEELQKRADLCSFGDLRDQMVHTQIIAGLRDSNLRRRLMANDNLTLDQVIKEVKSAEITKHQDQILQNNSSSADISEVHDRKVPENKRRSPKPKHFGGSLKTKQKSCYRCGAQPGHPPQHCPAKDATCNACNKKGHYSKVCKSSKRVHRVGEDSDEDDISVMTVNEVVNAIETSEKWRTNLLIGNSEINFKIDTGADVTVIPEEVFRQCDLGKLHSTSKRLFGADHNGLRVMGTVRDTLSLGEMCVTEDIYVVKESMKSKVKVTKKGLKRNTLNCSMD